The DNA segment GCTGGTGCCGCTGCCGGTGCTGGGCGAGGCCGACCTGCCGTTCCTGTGCGTGCTGGCGCACACCCCCGACGGCGCGACGCTGACGCCGCAGCCCATCGCGGGTGAGCGGGCGTGGGTGGAGGTCACCGGGCAGGCCCAGGTGCTGGAGGGCGCGCAGGCGGCCGGCAGCGGCGAGACGGCAGTGGAAGTGGCCTTCAATTTTCTGTTCCGCGCCCACCTCGCCACCCCCGATGTTCAGGGCTGGGGCGGCGCGGCCTTTGAGAAGATGGTCCGCGCCGCCGCCGGGCGCACCCTGGACCGGGTCACGCGGGAGCTGCCCGAGGGCCTGCGCGAGGCGCTGGAGGCACGCTGAGCCGAGCTGGCCCGCTCTCCAAAAAGGGAGGCCGGCCACGCGGCCCGCCTCCCTCTCTGGTTCCAAAATCTGTGAACCGCTGCTTACTCCTCGGGAAAGTCCAGCGTGCGGGCGTCGCTCCACAGTCCCTCGAGGTCGTAATACTCGCGGGCTTCCTTGGTCATGATGTGGACCACGATGTTGCCGAACGACAGCAGCAGCCAGCGCTCGCTGGGGCCTTCAACGCTGGGGCGCGGCAGGCCGGCCTCCATCGCCTTGATGCGGACGTTTTCCTGGATGGCGTTGAGCTGCAACCCGGCGGTGGCGGTGCAGATCAGGAAGTACTCCAGCGTGCTGCTGACGTCCGAGAGGTCCAGCACTCGCACGTCCTCGGCGCGGCGCTCGCGGGCGGCGTCCACGATGGCGCGCAACTGGCGCTGGTCCAGCTCGTGGGCAGAGGATTTGGAGGGGGCGTTCGGTTTGGTGTTCAGGGTCATGGGGTCTCCGTGGGGGGTGGGGTGCCCGGCGTCGCGGGTGGCGCTGCTGGAACGGGTGACGGTGCGGAAAGCCGGGCATAGGGGAAAAGGGCCGCGAGGTGTTCGCGGGCGTCCACACCCAACAGAATACCCACCTCGCCCGCCTCAACCGGGAAACGCTCACCCTGCAGGCGCGGCAGGCCCAGCAGATCGGCCAGTGCGTTTGCGGCGCTGACGTCCTGGCCGGTAAAAACCTGGCTGGTCTCGCGGCTCTCGGGCACCGTGCGGACCTCCACCTGCCGGTAGCCCAGGGTGTTCAGGGCGCTCCGCACGGCGCTGCCCAGCCCCGCGCCCGTGGCGTCCATCACGCTGACCTTTACATCTGGCGTGGGTGAAGCCATGGCCGGCCGGTCTCCCCACAGTGTGTTCAGCGCTTCGCGGTTGACCGCCAGGTTGAAGCTGCCGGGGATGGTGTCGGTGGGCAGGGTGGCAAAGCTGAGCTTGAGGTTGGACAGGTAGGGCCGCAGCGCGGTCAGCAGCTCAGGGTCTGCGTTGGTGTCCACCCCGTTGCCGATGCCGCCCAGGATGGTGGGCAGGGCGGCCAGTCCGCGCGGGCTGCGCAACCTCGCCGCCAGCTGCGCCAGCGCCTGCTTCTGGTGGTCGATGCGCCCGTAATCGTCACCGAACCCCTTGCGGACGCGCAGGTACAGTACGGCCTCTCTGCCTTCCAGATGGTGTGGCCCGGCGTCCAGCTTGAAATTCACGCCGGCAGCGTTGTCCACCCACTCGATGCCGCCCTCCGGAACGGTCACGTCCAGCCCGCCCAGCGCGTCGATCACCCGCTCGACGTAATCGGTGCGGACCACCACATGGGAATCCACCCGCTCGCCCACCACCGTTTCCACGGCGCGGGTCAGCGCCTCGGGGCCGCCGGAGCCGTAGCGGCCGTTGATCTTCTGGATGCTGGGCCGCTGACCCGGATCAAACGGGCCGACATTGGTGTCGCGCGGAATGTTCAGCACCCGCACGCGCGAGCCGTCCACCTTGACCAGCATCAGCGTATCGGTGTTGGGCGGCTCCAGCGCCCCCACGGGGTTGTCCTGGTCCTTGCACGGCTGGTGGTAGTAGCAGTACACGATGTCGCGCCCGGCCAGCAGCACCGTGAACTGCGGGGCCGAGCCTGTGCCCAGCGCCAGCCCGGAGGCGCCCACGCCCTGCAGCAGCGCCAGTCCACCCAGCGTCAGGGCTGCCAGCCCAAGGCCAAAGGTCTGCAGCGCCCGCAGGCGGGCCAGGGGCCAGCGCGGGGCGCGGGGGCCAGGGGGGTTCGGGCGAGCGGCCGTCACTGGAAGGCGGACGTGGGTGCCGCGTGGCCGGAATCGCCGCTGTCCGTCAGGTGGGCGCAGCACGGCAGGGCGTGGTACGAGCGCAGCGTGCGCGGATGCACCGTGATGCCCCGGCCCTGCAGGTAGGTGACCTTGGAGATGATGGCCTTTTCCAGAGCCGCGTTCAGGTCCTGCAGCGCCAGTTCACGGATGTCTGCGTTGACGCCACGTCCAGGTTCGGACACGTCGGCGATGTACACGGCCTGCGCCACCCGGTTGTCGCCGCGTGGGCCGGTGGTGTGGTCCTCGACGGCTTCCAGCACCACCGTGTCAGCGTAGCCCCAGCGCTCCAGCAGGGCGCGGCCAGCGCGGCCGTGCAGCGCCAGCGGGTGCAGGCCGTCGATCTCGCACTCCGGCGGGGCGAGGCGCAGCAGTTCGGCGTCCGGCAGGTCGCGGGCAATGTCATGCAGAATGCCCGCCGCGTAGGCACACGCCACGTCCGCTCCGTTGGCCGCCGCGATCTGTGCGGCCAACTCGGCCACCCGCACCACATGCTCAAAGCGTCTGGGGCGGACCATCAGCCGCACCCGCTCCTCCCAGCCGGTCCAGGCTGTGGGCTGGGCATGCAGCTTCAGGACGTGGGCAATCATTGGGCCATGTGGCCGCTCCTCCACATCATTGCCACACTATACGCCGTCCGCCTGACCGACACTTGATATGGGCAACAGTTGGAAACGCTTCCGTCCCTCTCTTCCCCCCATCGCCGCTCAGGGGGTGTCGTCTGCGGGCACTGGCTCGACGGTCAGGCTGACCGTGACGTTTTCCAGGGCCTGTGCCCCGGCTGGCAGGTCCAGCCGCACTGGGGCGCTGTAGCTGCCGGGGCGGTAAGTCACCGTACCGCTGATCTCGCGCAGGCGGCCCAGCAGGTCAGGCGAGGCCACCACCCGCACGCTGCTGGGCTGGATACTGCGGGCCGTGACCTTCAGGTTGGCCGGGGGATCGTTGAGGGTCACCCGCAGGGTCTTGATCGGCAACTCGCCGGTGTCCAGGCGGCGCACCGTGACGGTGGCCGGGTTGGTCTGCACCCCCTCGATGGGCTGCCCGGCCTCGTCCAGGGCAATCAGCGGCACCTCGCGTTCGGAGGCCGCCCCCAGGTTTTCGGGGCTGCTCACCAGCCTCGAGACCCGCACGACCACCCGGCCGGGGCCGGTGACGCGGGCTTCGGCGGGCATAACCGTGTAGCGCGGCAGGCTGGCCTCGGGCGGCGTGATCACGCTGAGGGTTACCGGCAGGGTGCGGGTCAGCTGGGTGTCCACGAAGCCCTGCACCGTATCGGGCGATTTGCGGCTGACGGCAGTGCCGTTGGGCGCGGCCACGGTCACGGGCCGGGTAAAGCTGCCCTCCGGGGCGCCGGTCACGTCCACGATGGCCTCGATGTTGCCGGCCCGCAACTCGCGCAGCCGCTCGGGCCGCCCGGACAGCGTCACGCGCACCGTGGCCGGATTCAGGTCACTGGTGGCGCGGGTGCCCTCGCCCCGCCCGCCGGTGGTGTCGCGCACCGTCACCGGCACGTCGTAGCCCTGCTCCACGTTGGCCCGGCGGTCTGCCGTCGCCACAAACCACAGCGTGATCGCCACCGCCACCGCCAGCACCTTCAGGCCTAGGTTGTGGACGCTGCGCCCCAGCGCGTAGCGGGGCTCCAGCCAGCGCCGCCAGGCGGGCGGCTCCTGCAGCGGGGAGCCCGGATCGCCGCCGCTCACGTCTGCTCCTTGCGCGTTTCAGGGCGCGGTTCGGGGCGCGTTTCAGGGCGCAACTCAGCCCGCACCTCGGTCTGGGACGCCGCGTCTGCCCGGACGTCCCCGGTCTCCGGGGCACTTTTCGTTTCAGGCGTGGGCTTGACCGGCACGGCAGCGCGGCCCACCGGGTAGTCGTAGACCAGTTCGCGCAGTTGCTCGCGCAGTTCGGTGCCGTTCAGGTCCGGCCCCAGGCGGCCGCCCAGGGCAATACGCATGCTGCCGCGTTCCTCGCTGACCACCAGCACCACCGCGTCGGTCAGCTCCGAGAGCCCGATGGCCGCGCGGTGGCGGGTGCCGTAGCGGCGGTAGGTGCCGTCGGCGGGTTGCAGCGGAAACAGGCAGCCGGCCGCCACCACCCGCGCGCCCTGAAGGATGATGCCGCCGTCGTGCAGCGGGGCGTTGCGGGCAAACAGCGCCTCCAGAAACGGCACGCTGACCAGCGCGTCGATGTTCACGCCGGTCTCGGCGTACTCGCCCAGCGGTGTGCGGCGCTCGATGGCGATCAGCGCGCCGGTCTTGCGCTCGGCCAGGCGTTCCATCGCGCGGGCCAGGTCCTGCAGCGCGGCCCCGCTGGCGCTGGCATCGCGCCCACGCGGGCGGCCCACCCGCTCCAGCGCGGCGCGCAGTTCCGGCTGAAACAGGACCAGCAGCGCGAAGATGCCCACCGTGCCGGCGCGGCCCAGCAGGTAACTGAGGGTGGTCAGGCCCAGCAGCTGCGCGGCCACCCACACCCCGGCGAACACCAGAATCCCGCGCACCACATTCACGGCCCGTGTGCCGGCCACCAGCAGGTAGCCCTGGTACACCAGGAAGGCGACCACGACAATGTCCAGCACATCCTGGACACCAATCTGGCCGAACGGGGTGGTCATAAGAGGAACAGGGACTCCTTGGAGAAAACGCGGCGGGCAGGAGGGCCGGAAAAACTTCAGGGTTGCGCGCCTACTATACGGTCTGTCCGCACTTCACGCCCCCGACTCTGCCTCCGGAGGACCACCCATGAACATCCGTTTCCTAGGCCACAGCACCTTTTTGCTTCACAGCGGCGAGCACCGCCTGCTGATCGATCCCTACATCACCGGCAACCCCAGGTCGCCCGTCACGCTGGAAGAGGCCCTGACCTGGAAGCTCAGCGCCGTGCTGATCAGCCACGCGCACGGCGACCATTGGGGCGACGCGCTGGCCTTCGGCAAGGCGGGCGTGCCGCTGATCGCCACCGCCGAGATCGCGGGCTACGCCCAGAAGCACGGCGCCGCGCAGGCGGTCAGCCTGAACATCGGCGGCACCTACGCTCCCGACTGGGGCCGCCTGACCCTGACCCCCGCCTGGCACAGCAGCTCGTTTCCAGACGGCACCTACGGCGGCATGCCCACCGGACTGCTGATCGAGCTGGGCGGCAAGCGGCTCTACTTTGCCGGGGACACCTGCCTGTTTTCCGACATGCGCCTGATCGGGGACCGGGGGCTGGACGCCGCGATTCTGCCGGTGGGCGATCACTACACCATGGGCCCCGAGGAGGCCGCCCGCACGCTGGAACTGCTGCGCCCGAAGGTGGCCATTCCCATGCACTTCGGCACCTTTCCCCCGCTGACCGGTGATCCCCAGGTGTTCAAGCGGGACGGCGAGGCGCAGGGCGTGGACGTGCGGATTCTGGAGCCAGGGGAAACGACGGCCCTCTGACGGGAAGCAACGCTGAAAGAGGCTGAAGGAGAGTGACGCTGCGCGGCAGCCGGTGCGGTCTGCCGCCCGCTGCTTTACAGCTCCACCAGATGCGACTGCACGTTGATCTCCCCGTAGACCTCGGCCTGCTGCACACTGAACTCGCCCTCCTTGACGCCTTCCAGCAGGGCAGCAAAGTAGGTGGTCCGTTCATTCCAGTCCTGCGCGGGCAGGCCCCGGAAGGTGAAGTGGCGCAGCCGGGTCCCAAAGGCCCGCAGTGCCCCCAGGGCGTCGGCCAGGGTCAGGCGGTCGCGCGATAGCAGCGGCGTGTCCACCTGGCGCACGGCGTTCTGTGCGGCCCGCACCAGTTTCGCCAGGCTGCCCGCCGGGTTGCGCGCACGCTCACGGCGCGGCAGGTCCAGCGTCACGGGCCGGGCCGGAATAATGCCCTCGCGCTCGCGGCGGCGGGCCAACAGAAAGCCCACCAGCGTGTCCAGCTCGGCCAGTGCCTCCACGCCTTCCAGCAGGTCCTCCAGCGCCTCGTCGGGGGCGTCTTCCTGCCACGCTTCCGGCTCCGGCTCGGGCAGCAGCAGCCGGGCCTTCAGGGCGATCACGGTGGCCAGGGTGGGCAGCAGGTCCGGGTGCGCCCCGGCAAAACTTCCGCCGGTCAGCGCCTGTACCCAGGCCAGCACGCTGCGCGTCAGCGTGAGCAGCGCCACCTCCTGCGGCCCCACCTGCCCGGTTCGCAGCGCTGAGGCCAGTTCGGCCAGCGTGCCGCTGAAACCGGGCAGGTCCACCACGAAGCCGCTGACCGGGGTGGGGGGGGCCAGGACGGCGGCGGTCAAGGCGGCGGCCTCACAGCTTCAGGAAACCCACCTTCTCGCGCACCTCTGCTATAACCGGCGCGGCGATGGCGCGGGCCTCCTTCGCGCCCTGCGCCAGCGCGTCGCGGATGTCGTCGGGGTGCTGCGCGAGTTCCGCCGCCCGCTGCTGGATGGGGGAGAGGGTGGCAGTCACGCCTTCCATCAACTTCTTCTTGCAGTCCACGCAGCCGATGCCGGCGCGGCGGCATTCCACGTCCACCATTTCAATCGTCGGCAGGTCCGAGAACAGCTTGTGGTAGTCGAAAATCAGGCACACGTCGGGGTTGCCGGGGTCCGTGCGGCGCACGCGGGCCGGGTCGGTGGGCGCGGCCCGCAGCTTCTGCCAGATGCTGTCCAGACTCTCCAGCAGGCCCAGGGTGCTGTTCTCACCCTTGCTCTTGCTCATCTTGCCGTGGCCGTCCACCCCTGGAATCCGCAGGGCGTCCTTGTTGTACACGGCTTTCGGTTCGGGGAAGGTCTCGCCGAAGGTGTGGTTGAACCGCCGGGCGATCTCGCGGGTCAGCTCGATGTGCTGGGTCTGGTCCTCTCCGACCGGTACGGTGTCGGCCTTGTACAGCAGGATGTCGGCGGCCATCAGCACCGGGTACATCAACAGGCCCGCCGGCACGCTTTCCAGCGCCCCCGCCTTGTCCTTGTACTGGGTCATGCGCTCCAGCTCGCCCACCGGGGTCAGGTTGGTGAAGATCCAGCTCAGTTCCTGGTGCTCGGGCACATGCGACTGCGCGAAGAACACCACACGGCTGGGGTCCAGCCCCACCGCGAAGTTGGCCAGCGCCATCTCGAAGGTGCGTTTTGCCAGCAGTCTGGGGTCAAAGGCCGCCGGGTTGGTCAGCGCGTGCAGGTCCACCACGCAGTAGATGCTGCCCTTGCCGTACTGCTCGCCCAGTGCGACGTAGTTGCGCATGGCCCCGAAGTAGTTGCCGATGTGGGGCTCGCCGGTGGGCTGGATTCCAGAAAAGACGCGGGACATCACCGGGGCATTCTAGCGGCCCGGAGACGCGGCGCTATGTGGCAGCCACGCAGGACAGGACCGGCACCGCCCGTCGCCACAGGAGAGCTGTCGCCACAGGAAAACGGGCCGCCCACACAGGGGCAGCCCGTTCGGCGGGGAAAGAAGACTAGCGGGTGGCCGGTTCCGCCGTGTCGGCGGGGGCGTCGGGGTCCGGCGTGCCGGGGACGGTGCTGTCCGGCGTTTCCGGGGTCCCGGTTCCAGGCCCGGTTTCCGTGTCGGTCCCGGCGGCGGGCGCGTTCAGACCAGGCCCGGCGGCGGCCACACGCTTGGCCTGGGCGGCCAGCACCTTTTCCAGATTGTCGGTCGGCTTCAGGGTGGCCACCTGTTCGGCCAGGAAAGCCTGTCCGGCCTCGTTCTTCTTGGCGGCCAGCACCTGCGGCTCGATCTGGCTTCTCACGGCGCTCAAGGGCTGGGTCACCGCCGGCTGCAGATCGGTGACGTACAGCACCGAGAACCGCTCCCCGACTTTCACCACGTCGCTGAGGCTGCCCTCGCCCGCGTCCTTGAGGGACTTGGCGGCGAAGACGGCCGCCTCGAGTTCGGGGCTCAGCTTGCCGTCACCCGCCGTCAGTTCGCCGCGCTCGCTGACGGTGGCCCCGGCCTTGCCCGCCGCTGCCGTGAAGTCGCCGCCCTTCCAGTCGGTGCGGAAGGCCAGCGCCTGGGTGCGGTCACGGAAGCTGGCCTCGGCGACGGTGGCGCTGGCGGGGGTCTCGAACTGCGCTTTGTTCTGCGTGTAGTACGCCTGCAGGTCCGCGTCGCTGACCTTGACGTCGCGGGCGCCGTAGGCAGCCAGTCCCTGCGCGATGTCCTGGCGGGTGCCGGTCAGCGGCAGCTTCAGCCGCTCGGCCAGGGTGGGGGCGGCGTAGGTCTGGATCACACCCTGCAGCACCTGCGGCTTGAGAAGGCCGTTCACCAGGCTGGCGGCCTGCTCCGCCGGCACCTGCTCCAGCAGCGAGCTGAACTGCTGGTTGCCGACCACGCCCTCCACCACTTCCGAGTACGGAATGTCGCGGCCGGCCACGGTGGCGACGGTGGGGTTCTCGATGGTCCAGTTGGGATCGAGGTACTCGACCTTGGCATTCTTGTCCAGCTCGGTCAGCCACCGCTCGACGGCGGCGTTTTCCTTCTGGGTCTTCAGGGCGGCCAGGATGTCGGTCTTCGCGTCCTCGAAGGGCTTGGGGGCCGGGGCCAGGTACTTCTCCACCTTGACGATGTAGAACTTGCCGCCGCTGGACACCACGTCGGTCAGGCCGCCATTCGTGAGGGCAAAGGCCGCCGCGCCCACCTCGGCGGGCAGGGCGACCTGGGCCACCGGACGGGGCGCGCCGTTCTCGATGGGTCCCAGCGCCCCGCCGCGGTCCCCAAACTCGCTGCTGTTGGCCGAGGCCAGCGCCGCGAAGTCCGCGCCGCCCTTGAGTTGCGCGAGCAGCGCCTTGGCTTTGGCCTCGTCGGCCACCACGATCTGGCGCCCCTGAACGCGCGCGTCACTCTGGAAGGCCTCGGGGTTCAGGTCGTAGTACAGCCTGGCCTCGGCGTCGGTGGGGGCGGGGGCCGCCTTTTTCAGCTCCTCCACCTTGCGCTGCACGGCAAGCTGCTCGCCCACCGACTCGCGGTAGCCCGCGTCGCT comes from the Deinococcus aerolatus genome and includes:
- the yqeK gene encoding bis(5'-nucleosyl)-tetraphosphatase (symmetrical) YqeK, which codes for MIAHVLKLHAQPTAWTGWEERVRLMVRPRRFEHVVRVAELAAQIAAANGADVACAYAAGILHDIARDLPDAELLRLAPPECEIDGLHPLALHGRAGRALLERWGYADTVVLEAVEDHTTGPRGDNRVAQAVYIADVSEPGRGVNADIRELALQDLNAALEKAIISKVTYLQGRGITVHPRTLRSYHALPCCAHLTDSGDSGHAAPTSAFQ
- a CDS encoding segregation and condensation protein A encodes the protein MTAAVLAPPTPVSGFVVDLPGFSGTLAELASALRTGQVGPQEVALLTLTRSVLAWVQALTGGSFAGAHPDLLPTLATVIALKARLLLPEPEPEAWQEDAPDEALEDLLEGVEALAELDTLVGFLLARRREREGIIPARPVTLDLPRRERARNPAGSLAKLVRAAQNAVRQVDTPLLSRDRLTLADALGALRAFGTRLRHFTFRGLPAQDWNERTTYFAALLEGVKEGEFSVQQAEVYGEINVQSHLVEL
- the cdaA gene encoding diadenylate cyclase CdaA, with translation MTTPFGQIGVQDVLDIVVVAFLVYQGYLLVAGTRAVNVVRGILVFAGVWVAAQLLGLTTLSYLLGRAGTVGIFALLVLFQPELRAALERVGRPRGRDASASGAALQDLARAMERLAERKTGALIAIERRTPLGEYAETGVNIDALVSVPFLEALFARNAPLHDGGIILQGARVVAAGCLFPLQPADGTYRRYGTRHRAAIGLSELTDAVVLVVSEERGSMRIALGGRLGPDLNGTELREQLRELVYDYPVGRAAVPVKPTPETKSAPETGDVRADAASQTEVRAELRPETRPEPRPETRKEQT
- the trpS gene encoding tryptophan--tRNA ligase, with amino-acid sequence MSRVFSGIQPTGEPHIGNYFGAMRNYVALGEQYGKGSIYCVVDLHALTNPAAFDPRLLAKRTFEMALANFAVGLDPSRVVFFAQSHVPEHQELSWIFTNLTPVGELERMTQYKDKAGALESVPAGLLMYPVLMAADILLYKADTVPVGEDQTQHIELTREIARRFNHTFGETFPEPKAVYNKDALRIPGVDGHGKMSKSKGENSTLGLLESLDSIWQKLRAAPTDPARVRRTDPGNPDVCLIFDYHKLFSDLPTIEMVDVECRRAGIGCVDCKKKLMEGVTATLSPIQQRAAELAQHPDDIRDALAQGAKEARAIAAPVIAEVREKVGFLKL
- a CDS encoding CdaR family protein; its protein translation is MSGGDPGSPLQEPPAWRRWLEPRYALGRSVHNLGLKVLAVAVAITLWFVATADRRANVEQGYDVPVTVRDTTGGRGEGTRATSDLNPATVRVTLSGRPERLRELRAGNIEAIVDVTGAPEGSFTRPVTVAAPNGTAVSRKSPDTVQGFVDTQLTRTLPVTLSVITPPEASLPRYTVMPAEARVTGPGRVVVRVSRLVSSPENLGAASEREVPLIALDEAGQPIEGVQTNPATVTVRRLDTGELPIKTLRVTLNDPPANLKVTARSIQPSSVRVVASPDLLGRLREISGTVTYRPGSYSAPVRLDLPAGAQALENVTVSLTVEPVPADDTP
- a CDS encoding metal-dependent hydrolase, producing the protein MNIRFLGHSTFLLHSGEHRLLIDPYITGNPRSPVTLEEALTWKLSAVLISHAHGDHWGDALAFGKAGVPLIATAEIAGYAQKHGAAQAVSLNIGGTYAPDWGRLTLTPAWHSSSFPDGTYGGMPTGLLIELGGKRLYFAGDTCLFSDMRLIGDRGLDAAILPVGDHYTMGPEEAARTLELLRPKVAIPMHFGTFPPLTGDPQVFKRDGEAQGVDVRILEPGETTAL
- a CDS encoding peptidylprolyl isomerase, which codes for MKRKKVTNVMLIVLALLLVVGMAYQFTPNIGQLFSGNQASGTPALKVNGQTITAEELDQARRANPVLSTTDTGVLGDDFKTVVVASQIQQALVKAATQDIKVSRSDVNAEVTKVREANGFQDNKAWTDALQGAGLSDAGYRESVGEQLAVQRKVEELKKAAPAPTDAEARLYYDLNPEAFQSDARVQGRQIVVADEAKAKALLAQLKGGADFAALASANSSEFGDRGGALGPIENGAPRPVAQVALPAEVGAAAFALTNGGLTDVVSSGGKFYIVKVEKYLAPAPKPFEDAKTDILAALKTQKENAAVERWLTELDKNAKVEYLDPNWTIENPTVATVAGRDIPYSEVVEGVVGNQQFSSLLEQVPAEQAASLVNGLLKPQVLQGVIQTYAAPTLAERLKLPLTGTRQDIAQGLAAYGARDVKVSDADLQAYYTQNKAQFETPASATVAEASFRDRTQALAFRTDWKGGDFTAAAGKAGATVSERGELTAGDGKLSPELEAAVFAAKSLKDAGEGSLSDVVKVGERFSVLYVTDLQPAVTQPLSAVRSQIEPQVLAAKKNEAGQAFLAEQVATLKPTDNLEKVLAAQAKRVAAAGPGLNAPAAGTDTETGPGTGTPETPDSTVPGTPDPDAPADTAEPATR
- a CDS encoding LCP family protein; translated protein: MTAARPNPPGPRAPRWPLARLRALQTFGLGLAALTLGGLALLQGVGASGLALGTGSAPQFTVLLAGRDIVYCYYHQPCKDQDNPVGALEPPNTDTLMLVKVDGSRVRVLNIPRDTNVGPFDPGQRPSIQKINGRYGSGGPEALTRAVETVVGERVDSHVVVRTDYVERVIDALGGLDVTVPEGGIEWVDNAAGVNFKLDAGPHHLEGREAVLYLRVRKGFGDDYGRIDHQKQALAQLAARLRSPRGLAALPTILGGIGNGVDTNADPELLTALRPYLSNLKLSFATLPTDTIPGSFNLAVNREALNTLWGDRPAMASPTPDVKVSVMDATGAGLGSAVRSALNTLGYRQVEVRTVPESRETSQVFTGQDVSAANALADLLGLPRLQGERFPVEAGEVGILLGVDAREHLAALFPYARLSAPSPVPAAPPATPGTPPPTETP
- the rsfS gene encoding ribosome silencing factor, which encodes MTLNTKPNAPSKSSAHELDQRQLRAIVDAARERRAEDVRVLDLSDVSSTLEYFLICTATAGLQLNAIQENVRIKAMEAGLPRPSVEGPSERWLLLSFGNIVVHIMTKEAREYYDLEGLWSDARTLDFPEE
- a CDS encoding DUF3809 domain-containing protein, with amino-acid sequence MIIEAGRHFTLQAPGSAQDTLAFVRDPMRTLSRLHFLRGLRVDGAGVRGELLVPLPVLGEADLPFLCVLAHTPDGATLTPQPIAGERAWVEVTGQAQVLEGAQAAGSGETAVEVAFNFLFRAHLATPDVQGWGGAAFEKMVRAAAGRTLDRVTRELPEGLREALEAR